ACCTACTTAGCAGGTAAGTAAATCTAATATGAATATACACTTTATGAGAATGAGATATCAATTGATATATGTAAATCTAAGATCAATTACAATTTACAAATCTATGCAAATCCAAGACATTAGCAAGCATATAACTTATAAAGTAGTGCACAACTAGGAATTTCATTTAGCAGTGTGATTAAATCAGATTAAACAAAGTGCTAAAAACCTAAATTGTAAGATGATGTCTTACACGAAGATGGACATACAAATAGGAAAGCAAATCGCTGCCCCGTGGGAAATTCTCAAACTCAACGTTTGCATCAGTATTCAAACCCTCCTGGCACAACGTAAGACCTGCAAACTTAGGGAAACAAATATTTCCAAGGGACTTAACATGCCTTCTTAATTCCTCTGTGTGTAGATAAACTTCCAGAAGAGTGACTCCTGAAGTGGAATTACAACTCGCTCCATCTGAAATCTTGGAAGGCATATCAGATTGGTCCACTGCACGCCTGAGCTTAACTGATGCAGGTAAAGTATTCAAGGAACAGAAATAGCCCTCAAGGACCTTTTCAACTGCTGCAGCAAATGCTTGGTTTACTAGACTGAAAGGCCGATGCTGGTCAGTGTCTTTATCATCAGAATCTTCACATTCATGTTTTTCTCTACTTGCACAATTCCTTTCTCGACTTTGGATAAGATAAAAGTGCACAAACTTGCAAAGGAAAAAGACCGCAAGACCTGTAGAGCGTATAGATTTGAGAATATGCCCCACGGACATTGTGCTGGATGAACGTGACCACACATTTGCGACACGATTAGAGGTCCTATCTGCTGGATTTGAGGAGAACAACACGAAAAGCTCATCGACCTCATCTAATGATGATTTGACACCATACAGCGCATGTAAAGCCAAACGAACCAAATCACCATCCTGCGCAACAAAGACGATCCTCAAGTTCAACAACAGCATAACATGAAATAGATTGGCATTCATAATATGAAACAGTCACTCAATTTTTTCCCCTGGAAATGGTGGCACGAATACGGAGTTTAAGGAGTGGATCCAAAAGCTAAATGTCCAATGCAGCAGAGAATTCCCCTGAAAAATGCTCCCCAAAGAAACGACACACCTTCTAGGCCTCTACTCCAGCTAAATCCTCAAAATGGAACCCAATCTAAGTAGGTTGGGAGGTAGATTTCACTTACAGTAAACGACGCCAGCTCGTAGATCGGCTCCTGATGGGGGCGCCCTCCGAGGCCCGAGGCACGAGCGGCGCCGCTCTCGGGGGCGACCGACTCCCAGGTCCCCGGCGGCGTCCAGGGACCGTCCACGCGGAGGGTGGAGAGCAGCGACGAGAGGCTGGACGCGGCCGCCTCCATACCCTCGCGCGAAGGCCTAACTAGGGTTTATTGCCCTCCACCGTAACTCGGTAAACTGTAGCTCCGGCTTCTGTGCGTAGGCGAgatggaggacgacgaggaggcggtGCACTGGTGGTGCTTGCTGGTGGCTCGGCCGCTCGGGCAGGGCGGCGCCAAGGTCCCGCCGGCGAGCGACTGGGAAGGTCGGTGAGCGAGAGAGAGGCCTGCGAGAATTGGGAAAGGGAATTTCGAATTGGAGCGAGGCAGCGACCCACTGTACAGGCCTTTTTCGCGGCTTTGCGAAAACGAAAAAAGCAGATACAGTAGAACAGGCCCAATTTATTAAATGGGCTCTCCTAACAAAGCATTCATGCTCGGGCTCGGTTGATTTCAGCCCAAAGCACAACGAGGCCTGCGTCATCTGGTCCACCATGTCTCACCGACTGTGCCTCGCGCCCTCGCCTCGAAACTGTGGTGCGGCGACATgtaggcggcggtggcggagcccATCTGTAATTCCGAAGAGCAGAGATGCTAAGAGGAAGAAAATTACTGGCAGCTGGAACACCATTTCTGTAcctgctagttttttttttttgaaaaagggtAACCCTGCTTTTGTAGAAAGCAATAAGAGTTCATACAACAGTTCACCGGGGATACCAGTTTGCGCAGAAGAGTATCTATAGTTCATCCTGTGGTGAGTGCAGCTGCTTAAAAAATGCAGAGAGTGCAAACTTCTGCTTGATGCTGCAGTTGAGTCTTCTGTGAACGAAACAAGACAGCCAAGAGGACATGCCATCATTTTCTAAAGCTTTTCTAAACATTGCATTACATTCGTTGGTCCAGTGGGTTTGACCAAATTAAGTACCCCCAAGCAATTTTCTTAACTATATggatgagagagggagaggcagAGTCAATCTCCCTGGCAGGCTGGCAGTCACGAACCATCTCTGCAATTTTCTGAAACTCTCACTAGTTAATTGATATTGCTCACAAAAGGCCACACATATACAGCTGATCTTGTCAACTACTAACTGTAAGTTTTTATATCAACTATAATGTATCATGGAGTAATTTTGGACTAACCATGCGTCTAGCAGCAGGATTACTCTCGAGCAGTGCGCAAAACAAGCATTTGTGTAATACCACAAATGGTTTTGTTTGCAGTTCGCAGGCCTGCGAACAGAGCTCTGAATAATCCTGAATGCATCAGCTTCAGTCTAAAAGTCTGCACATGTTCAATCACCTTGGCCTGAATATGATTACTCTTCCACAACATTTCTAGTCCTAATTTCCATGGattgtgtcggtaccctgtaacagagATACTcactcttactgcggcaaggcaggacccgcatagttatccgtaactgcgcgcaaaggacggagtagccagacCCCACGGGTCAgactctttcctcaccaggccaacggccccggacccgttccccgcctggggatgggtccggagacgccacgtgtccctaaggaagggaagctccgagctaaCAGCCGAGACCTCGGACCCcctcataggggtccgggacctcctgcgtccatccggacctcccttaccgcgtgggggtccggagccgccacgtgtcccggaggcacgggcgcgggctcgtgcccgagtcttccactggaaggcacgcgggacagcctttgtcaggcctcactgtgcaccgcgtattaccaaggtacacagtgcagccgcctgtgccgcacccgcgcagagcccgtctgccgcattaattggatacgacggcacggcacttttccatcatgccgcctacgccgcaagctacgcggcccgttcagctacatggcaggcaacgccgctagctatgcctggcgccgttccgacaagacagcgcctggacacgcTGAACGGGGAACTCCAGGAGCAGACAAtggaatccaggagagagatctccttcgcctgcgatgccataattatgaacagtacgttatcttgtactacatcgttgggcccacctgtcggggtcccaacggccatgtacgcgtccccttgagatataaaagggaggcgctcgctgtacacaacAGACACACGAGAACACacgacacacaagctctcgcggaCTCTCacgaggcaaggcaatacaacacacagtggacgtagagtattacgctccggcggcccgaacgaCTCTAAATcttgttgtgttcatcgtgttcttgagcgagattgaactagtcactagctaacctccgagtactcaccctctgggcttaggcgggtgccttccgccatccgactgtggtttgccacaccacgactgATTGGTAGCACGATGAGCACGTATCGCATCAAATCATGCCAGCTTTGTTGTATGAATCTTCGAACTAGACCACTCCATTTGTGCAGGCAAAGAGGCAACACATAACACAAGACTTGTACAGTACAGCTGATTGAATAAAGTGATAGACAAGTCCACCATGGCACCATATCAAAGGTGCGTATCACTTTGCCTGGCTCCCACTTTGCCTGATGTTGTAATATCAACACAAGCAGCATACCCTGACCAAACTTTCAATCTGACCAAACTTTCTGGTTCATTCCCTGCGTTTTCAGGTGTGCGCATGTCATCTACCTGTCTTTCCCATTGAAGTTGCTCCAGAACCTTTCTGTCTTCAGCTACTTGGCAGAGTATAACTAACTTTAGATCCTTCCTTTTTTGCTGACTGGCGGGAGAGCAATATCAAATTAGCATCCACGAAGAGTTCACTCGTCACTGCAGAGTTCCCAGTGCTGGGCATTGCTGTAATGCAGCATATATGGAAAGCATACCGAGAAAATCTGGTAACCTTTCTTGATCGGCTGCTACCTTCGTGCTCCATCATGGGTACAAAAATCCCACTTTTAATTCGACTAAAAGAATACCAActttcagtttgttttgcataTGCACAACATGAAAGAAATGATATGCTGCCGATCTCGAGTCATGATAAACAAAGCAGAAGGTTTATTCGCCATGAACCATGGTGCTATGCTCCTCAACCTCTCCGTGGCAGATAAGAGATAATCGAGGATTCATAACTGGTCCGACAAGGCAACCTTTTATTCCCCAATCGCCTTCATTCCTTGATCCCTCGAGGTAGGGCTTGTTTGGATAGGTCGGGAAATTGAGGGCTCCTTTAGGGCTTGTTTGGATAAATCAGGCAATCAGTCCCCTCCTAAATACATATGGTTTGGAGTTACAGATGAAGTAACTAGTACTTGAACTCCTCCCAAAACATATGGATTAGAGGGGATTACCATGTTTCCAAACAAGGCCTTAGAGGATGTTACTGCATTGTCAAACCCGCGAACCTCATCTGCCCGTTCAGCCGGCTCGAGTCATATTCGAGTCTCGTTGAATTTGTGGTCAGAAGTCAGAACCTGACTGATCAAGCTTGTTCAGGCGCCTTCATCGTCCGGTTCCCTCCCGACGACTTTTCGTCATCTGCCGACGACTTGAAGTTCGCGAGGCTCGCCAGCGTGTTGACGGCGTCCACAACGCCCTCGATCCTGGCGGACACCTCAATCAGCAGCGAGGTGACAGTGAACAGCTGCGCCGCGTCCATGGTCAGCGGCACCGTAGACGCCGCGGGCTCCGCCGGCCCCGCCTCGGCCAGCAGCAGCGCGGACGGGAGCGCCCTCATGTCGGCCTGCAGCTCCTGCACGGCGGCGTTCATGTCCGCCACGGCGAGGCCCAGGATCTTCGACGTGGTCATCGCGCTGACAGAGCCCGACGCCTCCCTGAGCACACTGGcgcacagcgccgccacccgcgtGCACGCGTCGGCGAGGTGCCGCCTGGCGagcccgggcgccgccgcctgggtcTCCGCCGAGCGGACGCAGCCGGCCAGGGCCTCCACGCAGTAGGCGCAGTGGCGCATGGCGGCGCCGACGTTCCTGTACTGGCCGTACGGGTGCCGGAAGCCGAACCTGCCGTGCGGGGGCTCCCACCGCGCCAGGTTGGCCTGCGAGTCCTCGGACGCCTTGTAGTTGAGCACGCACCTGTACCCCTCGGCCTTGGAGGACGGCTGCTTGCTGCCGCCGCTGGCCTCGGCGGCAAAGTAGTCCTCGACGCAGgcctcgacggcgccggcgagcctgtCCATGTTGCGCGCGGTGGCGCGGTGCAGCTCCTGGCCGGCCCACACGGGGCGGATGAGCGCGCAGGTGGCGAAGCAGATGGAGACGCCGATGGAGATGGTCCACACCCGCTgctgcgccatggccgccagcgCGCCCACGCGGTACCCCGACACCGCCACCAGGCTGTAGGTGAGGATGAATATGGTGACGCCGTAGTCGAACCGCGCCTTCACCGTCGGGATGAAGCGCGAGAACGTCGCCATGGCCGCTGCAAGTTTTCGCGGTGTGTTAGTCATACTCATACTTCATGCGCGTGCTCGAAGTAAACACGTACGTACCAAGCAGAAAGACGGAGCCACTGCGGATGAAGGGCTCGAACTTGTCGCCGGACTTGCTGGCGATCCAGTGCACGCCAAGCGCGAtcacggcggcgctggccgtggCGATGGCTCGGTTCAACCCCTTGTACACGCAGCCACCTGCACACACGCCCATGCATGTAGCCAGTTCGTCAGGCCACAGTGTATGTTGACCAAGTTTTTCAATTCGAATGCATGTGGCATATATATGGCATTCTTGACCAGTGAGCGTCAAATCAGTGCATGGCATGCTGGGAAATAAACTCACCGACGGTGTACTCCAAGACGACGACGACCGTCAGTACGGCCCAcatggccgcgccgccgacgccgtcgtAGAGGGGCCTGGTGTAGTAGAACACGGAGACCAGGGCGAGGGCGAGCCCCACCTTGAGGCCGTGCACCGCCCGCCTGGGGTCGTCGGCGCCGATCGTCCAGACCCGCCCGCCGAGCCCGAGCACCATGGCCCTGAACGCGAGCGCGCGCGAGGCTAGCCACGCCGCCCACCtccgcgcgccccgccggcTGGCCTCGTGCTCCACCGCCACCGACGCGCCCTCCGGCACCGTCACCCGCCACTCCGCCGGGGCGCCAGGCCCGTCCTGCGCCCCCTTCGCCGTAGCCATTTCCATGTCTGCAGAGTGTAGCAACTAGTAGCTAGCAGCCTAGCAAGAGGATGGAAGGTGGCCTGGTGGCCTGGCGAGCTAGAGCCCTAGGTTCAGCTGGCTAGGCTGATGCTCTTCTCGCTCCTGCTTTGGCAGTGCGACAATCTATCTGGCCTATATATAGTGCCATAGCAGATATGATGCTGGTAGCTAGGCCACGGTCGTCTCAAGGTAGCGAAGGTGCTTTACCGACCTCGCGCACACGCAGGGACGACGTACCGGGTGTTACAACTGTCCAATATGTTGGCGGACCGAGGAAGGCATGATCAATGTACATTCTCGTTGTCTGCCATTGTTGTCCCAGAATAATCATCGAACGTATACATATACGGTACTACaccgcaaaaaaaaatgtttggaTCCAAATGCTAAATGACtaaaagtgctaaactttaacAATAGCTCATCCAAATAGAAGTGAAAATGGgatgggctaaactttagcaaatGCAAAACTTAAAAACTTTAGCAAAATATGAGTGCTAATAGGTACTGTACATTCAACTTTAACCTATCCAAACAGAACCATAATCCCTACTTAGGTATATATTGTTGAAGGACTGCTGCTTCATAAAATTTAAAGCCGTTTTAAGGCTTTGGTTGTAATATCACCTTTTGCAGGAATAAATGACGTTATATCTTGAGGTTGGACTCGGTAGGCTAAGTTATTGTTATGAACTTTATTCGTTTGGGTTCGAGCTCTAAGGCCCTATTTGGTTCCAAATAAGTCACCTACTTATAAGCTAAAAAGTGATTTAATTTATCAAACAACTCTAACTTATAAGTCACCTCAACTTATAAGTTTTAAGCAGCTCCACCCCAATTTAAAACTTATAAGTCCCCCCTTTTTTTATGGGGCCCAAAGCTTTTAAGTCACTTAACAACCAAACACCCCTAACTTATAAGTTATTGATTTTAAGTCACTTGACTTATAATTAGGTGACTTATttagaaccaaacagggcctaaactTATTAGCATATCTAAGGAGAGAGGGGGATCCAGTCTTTCTTATCGAGAAGGCTTCTTATTTTCTAAAGTGGTATGAACAAGGATGTTTCCATTCACGTAGGTTACTAATACATGCATATTTTATCCCTATGGAAGTTTTAGAGAACTAGCCAACAGATCTTAAAATTGACAAAACAATCATAAACGGTTGGCTATCAACGGTCACACCACCTATCATTAAAATTGTAAACACGAGCAACCATATCGAGTGACTAGCTAGGCAAAAAGTAAAATGCTCCTCGAACTCGTACTATCATCTACATCCCCAAACTTCCAAAAATGCAGATTCAAATATCCAAATTTGTTAATTGTGTCGCATAAAGTCCTAATTACTATTTTAAGTTATAAAGTGGAAGTATTTTTGCTAATGTCGAGCTTATATGTGGcccaaattttatttttattgttttGCACTCAActcttatattttaaaaaaatttctccaaaatttttgtTCTAAAACTTTGTGTCCTAATGTTTTTCCGATGTTTCCTCTGAAATTTATCTTTTATATTTTGTGATTTTCACAAAGTTTGTAATAGTGTTGTTTCATAAAAACTTTTATACAGCTCTTTTGTATTTGAGCGTATTTGTACAAGTAAATTTGTTATGATTTTTATATGTTAAATGTTTTATATATAATTTCATATTTgaacaaataaattataaaacttTCAGTTTAGCTTAAGCAATTATAATTTGGACCTCACGTGATATGCCTAGTAAGTTTAAGGATTGAAATGTACATTTTGAAAGTTGCGGGATCTGGAGGACACTCCGATGAGTCAAGTTTAAGATCCGGTAGTGTATTTAATTTACTCCTCAGCAAAACCTGGTGCGCATGCTGGATCTATCCACGGTTCTCACTCGTAAGCCATGAGTGATGAGAACATGACATCCATGCATATGATCGTGATTGGTGCATGGCATAGAAAAGGAGTTCAGCAAGGGTGTCCAAGTCATGAAGGAGGCCCAAGGCTAATTCAGTTCGATTCATCAAGATGGAAGCCCAAAACAACTCAAGTTCGAATCCATCTCGGAGTCCAGGAGTAGCACGTGCTAAAAACGGTGCCCAGGTCACATACGGTGTCCGTTTTGGACATTCTGCATAtatatggaaagctaaggagataagctttccaataatAGTCCTTTCGAATTGAGAGCTCCAACCTTTTACTCAGA
This sequence is a window from Panicum virgatum strain AP13 chromosome 7K, P.virgatum_v5, whole genome shotgun sequence. Protein-coding genes within it:
- the LOC120643079 gene encoding aluminum-activated malate transporter 10-like encodes the protein MEMATAKGAQDGPGAPAEWRVTVPEGASVAVEHEASRRGARRWAAWLASRALAFRAMVLGLGGRVWTIGADDPRRAVHGLKVGLALALVSVFYYTRPLYDGVGGAAMWAVLTVVVVLEYTVGGCVYKGLNRAIATASAAVIALGVHWIASKSGDKFEPFIRSGSVFLLGTYVMTNTPRKLAAAMATFSRFIPTVKARFDYGVTIFILTYSLVAVSGYRVGALAAMAQQRVWTISIGVSICFATCALIRPVWAGQELHRATARNMDRLAGAVEACVEDYFAAEASGGSKQPSSKAEGYRCVLNYKASEDSQANLARWEPPHGRFGFRHPYGQYRNVGAAMRHCAYCVEALAGCVRSAETQAAAPGLARRHLADACTRVAALCASVLREASGSVSAMTTSKILGLAVADMNAAVQELQADMRALPSALLLAEAGPAEPAASTVPLTMDAAQLFTVTSLLIEVSARIEGVVDAVNTLASLANFKSSADDEKSSGGNRTMKAPEQA